In the genome of Cercospora beticola chromosome 2, complete sequence, one region contains:
- a CDS encoding uncharacterized protein (antiSMASH:Cluster_15), whose amino-acid sequence MVSQLQNLPDGVLTRIDMHSSLDRVNYQIESYARRSRVADTSRHEAFEELVMVKNLQVVSVDPELADSGPSKSLPVARYSVSIKPEMCSAIGQLHGAATALIFDMTTSMAVAPKARKGFWEFHGVSRNLSISYYRPVPVGSRVTIEARVVQIGNRFATIMAEMRDMNDEILASAQHDKAQVDPRARLAKM is encoded by the exons ATGGTTTCTCAATTACAGAATCTGCCAGATGGCGTTCTTACGCGAATCGACATGCACAGCTCTCTTGACCGCGTCAATTACCAGATTGAGTCCTAcgccagaagaagcagggtAGCGGACACCTCTCGACATGAG GCATTTGAAGAGCTTGTGATGGTGAAGAACCTGCAAGTGGTCTCGGTCGATCCTGAGCTTGCAGACTCGGGGCCGTCCAAATCACTACCAGTCGCAAGATACTCCGTATCGATCAAGCCGGAGATGTGCTCGGCGATCGGTCAGCTGCATGGGGCAGCTACAGCCTTGATCTTCGACATGACCACGTCAATGGCTGTAGCCCCAAAAGCCCGAAAGGGATTTTGGGAATTTCACGGAGTGAGCAGGAACTTGTCGATCTCGTACTACAGACCTGTGCCTGTAGGGTCCAGGGTCACGATTGAAGCTCGTGTGGTGCAGATTGGCAACAGATTCGCTACCATTATGGCAGAAATGAGGGATATGAATGATGAGATTCTGGCGTCTGCACAACATGACAAAGCACAAGTCGATCCAAGAGCAAGGCTAGCTAAGATGTAG
- a CDS encoding uncharacterized protein (SMCOG1034:cytochrome P450~antiSMASH:Cluster_15) yields the protein MGIVANYATDHPWLVAISAGAAVHVTVFIKGEWHMQAPWLATILLGTFAAALTTDLYRPHFHPLSLFSIVATFYIGLLTSIVIYRLFFHKLHRFPGPFGAKISKLWHTLHCLDSRQHIYLHSLHKKYGSIVRTGPRELMIITPDIFELLDDPRNQSHKTDWYDLLRPAKAVISERDPAIHNKRRKIWDKALNAASLAEYKPLLNNHVQKLLDNIDESSAGGKPVLANDVFYWFAFDVVSELALGKTFGMQEERKWHQSTLHLRSGMGLLGIASSVPWLARVAFAYVPNFPVIRDWFALQDFLKEKMTERVHRGLVGKDIAEHFIESVGEENKWTEEDWQWVHGDGMNVLIAGSETTAATITFLFSQLAKDKALANRLHRSLEHTEATDLKALRENELLNGIINETLRLYPALPSAAYRETLEDGLKVGDTWIPGGTKIIAPRYSVARLEAAFPDAESFIPERWMDKPELVPWPKAFAPFATGRYSCVGRQLALNEIRMTTASIIQKYAVALAPGEDGEAVISEMKDQMAVFPGPLRLAFSRRED from the exons ATGGGTATCGTTGCCAATTATGCCACGGATCATCCATGGCTGGTCGCCATCTCAGCTGGCGCTGCGGTACATGTCACTGTTTTCATCAAGGGAGAATGGCACATGCAGGCCCCATGGCTGGCAACAATTCTCCTTGGCACGTTCGCAGCAGCGTTGACAACAGATCTGTATCGACCGCATTTCCATCCACTGTCCCTCTTCAGCATTGTTGCCACTTTCTACATTGGTCTCCTTACCAGCATTGTCATCTACAGACTATTCTTCCACAAGCTACATCGATTCCCTGGTCCATTCGGGGCCAAAATTTCAAAATTATGGCACACATTGCACTGCTTGGACTCACGGCAGCACATCTACCTCCACTCACTGCACAAGAAATATGGATCGATCGTTCGCACGGGCCCACGAGAACTCATGATCATTACTCCGGATATCTTCGAACTCTTGGATGATCCTCGAAATCAAAGCCACAAAACTGACTGGTACGATCTTTTACGGCCAGCAAAAGCTGTCATATCTGAGCGGGATCCTGCCATTCACaataagagaagaaagaTATGGGACAAAGCTCTCAATGCAGCATCACTGGCAGAATATAAGCCTCTTTTGAACAATCACGTTCAGAAATTATTGGATAACATCGACGAATCCTCGGCTGGAGGCAAACCAGTTCTTGCGAACGATGTCTTCTACTGGTTTGCGTTCGATGTAGTGTCTGAGCTGGCACTAGGCAAAACATTCGGTAtgcaagaagaaagaaagtGGCATCAGAGCACGTTGCATCTACGCAGCGGAATGGGACTGTTGGGCATCGCCTCATCGGTGCCGTGGCTGGCACGAGTGGCATTCGCATACGTACCCAACTTCCCCGTCATTAGGGATTGGTTCGCATTGCAAGACTTTTTGAAGGAAAAGATGACGGAGCGTGTCCATCGAGGTCTAGTCGGGAAGGATATTGCGGAGCACTTTATTGAGAGTGTGGGAGAGGAGAACAAGTGGACAGAAGAGGATTGGCAGTGGGTTCATGGCGATGGTATGAACGTTCTCATCGCGGGAAG CGAGACGACTGCTGCCACCATAACGTTTTTATTCTCGCAGCTGGCCAAGGACAAAGCGCTCGCAAACCGCCTGCATCGCTCGTTGGAACATACCGAGGCTACTGATCTCAAGGCTTTGCGTGAGAATGAACTGCTGAATGGCATCATTAATGAGACTTTACGACTGTATCCCGCTCTGCCAAGCGCAGCTTACCGGGAAACCCTCGAGGATGGTTTGAAAGTCGGAGACACCTGGATACCTGGCGGGACAAAGATCATAGCTCCACGCTATTCTGTTGCTAGAT TGGAAGCTGCATTTCCAGATGCGGAATCTTTCATTCCAGAGAGATGGATGGATAAGCCAGAGCTCGTTCCTTGGCCCAAAGCTTTCGCGCCCTTTGCAACCGGAAGGTATTCATGCGTGGGGCGACAATTAGCATTGAATGAGATTCGGATGACTACGGCATCAATTATACAGAAATACGCCGTGGCTTTAGCTCCAGGCGAAGACGGAGAAGCCGTCATTTCCGAGATGAAAGATCAGATGGCAGTCTTTCCTGGGCCGCTGAGATTGGCGTTCAGCAGAAGAGAGGACTAA
- a CDS encoding uncharacterized protein (SMCOG1002:AMP-dependent synthetase and ligase~antiSMASH:Cluster_15), protein MDSSPEMASILLDSDTSSSYEDETGLVLIPKTFPDLLAARSNACPKQLALDSCVRQWTYSQLQRHVAVVADVLQQTGVGPGERVGMCFDLSPWAVVAILASMTLGAAVVPVYPYHAKPRRTTMFREARVRFVIVQDHQYGKDLDDSGYTIIRLMDIDFDAEPRPVINAVSRPEDPAFIAFTSGTTGKPKGIVQTQQAIVTMSTTLARYLNVQDTSRVSQLHPYVFDVSVMEIGMCLATGAMICLTDKGEMMLPSAGEIGPELTKSRITHTTVSPTMLNMMEPAEIPTVRVLSVMGEPLGRNAIEKWASCESRSFYQLWGATEACILQTITTPITKSDRPQNIGYPLLGACRLWIADPSCPDTLLKDGDVGEIVVESRALATEYIGREEETAKAFLGQTKWQDDRSHGRVYRTGDLGRKQNDGSVIFLGRNDNQMNFHGERIELGEIDYHLERCRPAGVLDCFAEFDEGRQIVIGFVSGTRVSRSHSQSEDLVVGWNEAVAEKQEMVAFTQRLLSDGELPDYMVPRYWIPIHRRPLTASGKTDRSLLRKMVRGFDATQWQEFEVRSASMPLYHY, encoded by the coding sequence ATGGACAGCTCACCTGAGATGGCCTCCATTTTACTTGACAGCGATACATCGAGCTCTTACGAAGACGAGACTGGCTTAGTACTGATCCCAAAGACATTCCCGGATCTGTTGGCTGCTCGAAGCAATGCCTGTCCCAAGCAACTTGCTCTCGACAGTTGTGTTCGCCAATGGACTTACTCTCAGCTGCAACGACATGTCGCCGTCGTCGCTGATGTGCTTCAGCAGACTGGAGTTGGTCCTGGTGAGAGAGTGGGCATGTGTTTCGATCTATCACCTTGGGCGGTGGTCGCAATTTTGGCAAGCATGACATTAGGCGCAGCAGTTGTGCCTGTCTACCCATACCACGCAAAACCGAGAAGGACCACTATGTTCCGAGAGGCCCGGGTTCGATTCGTGATTGTACAAGATCACCAATACGGAAAGGACCTCGACGACTCTGGATACACTATCATCAGGTTGATGgacatcgacttcgatgcgGAGCCACGGCCTGTGATCAATGCAGTTTCAAGACCCGAAGATCCGGCGTTTATTGCATTTACTTCAGGCACCACTGGAAAACCGAAAGGCATTGTGCAGACGCAGCAGGCAATAGTCACAATGAGCACCACACTTGCACGATATCTGAACGTCCAAGATACTTCACGGGTGAGCCAGCTTCATCCATATGTGTTCGACGTCTCGGTTATGGAGATAGGAATGTGCTTGGCGACCGGTGCGATGATATGTCTCACTGATAAGGGAGAGATGATGTTGCCATCTGCTGGGGAGATCGGACCCGAATTGACGAAATCTCGCATAACACATACCACCGTCTCGCCTACCATGCTGAATATGATGGAGCCAGCTGAGATTCCAACAGTTCGCGTTCTGAGCGTCATGGGAGAGCCCTTAGGCCGTAATGCGATCGAGAAATGGGCTTCCTGCGAATCGAGATCGTTTTATCAGCTGTGGGGCGCTACCGAAGCCTGTATATTGCAGACTATCACGACTCCGATCACGAAGAGCGACCGTCCGCAGAATATTGGGTATCCGCTTCTTGGCGCTTGTCGGCTTTGGATTGCAGATCCTAGTTGTCCTGATACACTTCTCAAGGATGGCGATGTAGGCGAGATCGTTGTAGAGAGCAGAGCTCTTGCTACTGAATACATTGGACGGGAAGAAGAGACAGCGAAAGCCTTTCTCGGTCAGACCAAATGGCAAGATGACAGGTCCCATGGTCGGGTTTACAGAACTGGCGATTTAGGCCGTAAACAGAACGATGGCAGTGTTATATTCTTGGGGCGCAACGATAACCAGATGAATTTTCATGGTGAGCGGATAGAGCTTGGTGAGATTGACTATCATCTGGAACGATGCCGACCGGCTGGAGTACTGGATTGTTTCGCAGAGTTTGACGAAGGTCGTCAGATTGTGATCGGGTTCGTGAGCGGGACAAGGGTCTCACGGAGCCATTCTCAGAGTGAAGACTTGGTGGTGGGATGGAATGAGGCTGTCGCTGAGAAACAAGAAATGGTGGCGTTCACGCAGAGATTGTTGTCAGACGGTGAACTGCCTGACTATATGGTACCTCGATATTGGATACCGATTCACAGGCGGCCATTGACAGCATCTGGAAAGACGGATCGGTCGCTGTTGAGGAAGATGGTTCGGGGATTCGATGCAACGCAATGGCAAGAGTTTGAGGTCCGCTCAGCGAGTATGCCTTTATATCATTATTGA
- a CDS encoding uncharacterized protein (SMCOG1106:major facilitator transporter~antiSMASH:Cluster_15), whose protein sequence is MFNKVANTLDIAFAGWYSDRCRCRKPLFVAAVIVQSVGVTCLIIGSHIALWIIGQMILGFGSAMVWTNTLALIVDTVPEAQLARFLGYTSLSLSLGVFLGPVLGGVMYEHAGNHGVWSMMYGIFSLDLMLRVLLVEPQSKLRENTADAEDHSRPPRKRTQFVAPLLLKSARMLSALWATFAHAAVLGSFDATLTVHVKELFGWSSQTAGLLFMALALPEFASPLVGAWADRVGGKWIAATGFLLSPVVLVCFRFVDEDNISDKVLLAALLSLLDCLLGTTVPIFCAETGHVVMELERKNPGICGSKGAFAQAQGLWWAAYTLGLTIGILWAGFVQRAAGWATMAWSLAILSGLTTIPVVMFTGDRLKEEETHSSSGDEEQILKCCEK, encoded by the coding sequence ATGTTCAACAAGGTCGCTAACACACTTGACATAGCCTTCGCAGGCTGGTATTCGGATCGTTGCCGATGCCGTAAGCCCTTgttcgtcgctgctgtcatcgTGCAGTCTGTTGGCGTGACTTGTCTCATCATTGGTAGTCATATTGCTCTATGGATTATCGGCCAAATGATCTTAGGGTTCGGCTCAGCAATGGTGTGGACGAACACCCTCGCTTTGATCGTTGATACGGTTCCAGAGGCGCAATTGGCAAGGTTCTTAGGGTACACAAGTTTGAGCCTATCGTTGGGCGTGTTTCTCGGCCCCGTGCTCGGAGGTGTTATGTACGAACACGCTGGAAACCATGGTGTCTGGAGCATGATGTATGGAATCTTCTCTCTGGACCTCATGCTGCGTGTTCTGCTGGTAGAACCGCAGTCCAAATTGAGAGAGAACACCGCGGACGCGGAAGACCACTCTCGGCCACCAAGAAAGCGTACGCAATTCGTGGCACCACTGCTGCTCAAGTCCGCGCGAATGTTGTCTGCTCTGTGGGCAACGTTCGCGCACGCAGCAGTCTTGGGATCTTTCGACGCGACTTTGACAGTCCATGTGAAGGAGCTTTTTGGTTGGAGCTCGCAGACGGCAGGGTTGCTCTTTATGGCTTTGGCACTGCCCGAATTTGCAAGCCCTTTGGTTGGTGCATGGGCTGACAGAGTTGGCGGAAAATGGATAGCCGCAACAGGATTTCTGCTCTCGCCTGTGGTCCTGGTCTGCTTCCGCTTTGTCGACGAGGACAACATATCGGACAAAGTATtgcttgctgcgctgctatCGTTACTGGACTGCCTTTTAGGCACCACAGTGCCCATATTCTGCGCAGAGACAGGACATGTAGTTATGGAGCTCGAGCGCAAGAATCCTGGAATATGCGGATCGAAAGGAGCCTTTGCCCAAGCACAGGGCTTGTGGTGGGCAGCTTATACCCTAGGGCTCACGATCGGTATCTTATGGGCTGGTTTTGTGCAGCGAGCAGCCGGATGGGCCACGATGGCTTGGAGCCTGGCGATACTGAGTGGCCTTACCACTATACCTGTAGTGATGTTTACTGGCGATAGGctcaaagaagaggaaacgCACTCGTCTTCTGGAGATGAAGAACAAATTCTGAAGTGTTGCGAGAAGTAG
- a CDS encoding uncharacterized protein (antiSMASH:Cluster_15), translated as MATVAISAPSRPSPQPADASLKKHHNKKGKGFLNPWDSWEDMNMWAIFKWGVLGGLTGERKTVDTTPPTVPVHKPTFLPSRDTQNLRATWLGHACYYVEFAGGLRVLFDPVFTQRCSPFSFMGPKRYTDMPCQIEDIPYIDVVVISHCHYDHLSYPTLQKIAEKHRDVQFFVPLGNAPWFERCGFKNVTELDWWEEREVKITPNVAGEPNRAREMEAVISCLPCQHMSARTAFDKAHTLWASWSVESGGKKVWFGGDTGYRAVPRSAKDEFDYGEKYAHLPHCPAFKEIGEHRGPFDLGLIPIGAYDPRWIMSPVHANPYDAVNIFVDTKCKQAMGIHWGTWVLTEEAVLDPPKVLKEALKWKGLEQDVFETCDIGISREF; from the coding sequence ATGGCGACAGTCGCCATCTCCGCGCCCTCGCGACCTTCGCCGCAGCCCGCCGATGCGAGTCTGAAGAAACATCATAATAAGAAGGGGAAAGGGTTCCTCAACCCATGGGATTCATGGGAAGATATGAATATGTGGGCGATATTTAAATGGGGTGTATTAGGAGGTCTCACGGGCGAGAGGAAGACAGTCGACACCACACCACCTACGGTCCCAGTCCATAAACCCACTTTCCTCCCCTCACGGGACACACAGAACCTCCGCGCGACGTGGCTGGGACACGCGTGCTATTATGTGGAGTTCGCAGGAGGACTTCGCGTTCTGTTTGATCCAGTTTTCACGCAGAGGTGCTCGCCATTTAGTTTCATGGGGCCGAAGCGGTATACGGACATGCCGTGCCAGATTGAGGATATTCCATACATTGATGTGGTGGTGATCAGTCATTGCCACTATGATCATTTGTCGTATCCCACGCTGCAAAAGATTGCGGAGAAGCATCGAGATGTGCAGTTCTTCGTGCCATTGGGAAACGCGCCTTGGTTTGAGAGGTGCGGGTTCAAGAATGTGACTGAGCTGGACTGGTGGGAGGAGAGAGAGGTGAAGATTACCCCAAATGTGGCCGGGGAACCCAATCGTGCGAGGGAAATGGAGGCGGTGATTTCTTGCTTGCCGTGTCAGCACATGTCAGCCAGGACAGCGTTTGACAAGGCGCATACACTCTGGGCTTCCTGGTCTGTGGAGTCGGGCGGCAAGAAAGTTTGGTTCGGCGGTGATACTGGATATCGTGCCGTGCCTCGATCGGCGAAGGACGAGTTCGATTATGGCGAGAAGTATGCCCATCTTCCTCACTGCCCGGCGTTCAAGGAGATCGGCGAGCATCGGGGACCATTCGACCTGGGCCTGATTCCGATTGGAGCTTACGACCCGCGATGGATCATGTCGCCTGTGCACGCCAACCCATATGATGCCGTAAACATCTTTGTGGATACCAAGTGCAAGCAGGCCATGGGAATTCATTGGGGCACTTGGGTTTTGACTGAAGAAGCAGTGCTGGATCCTCCCAAGGTTCTCAAAGAAGCCTTGAAATGGAAAGGTCTGGAGCAAGATGTCTTTGAAACCTGTGACATTGGCATTTCCAGGGAGTTCTAA